One Cucumis sativus cultivar 9930 chromosome 1, Cucumber_9930_V3, whole genome shotgun sequence DNA segment encodes these proteins:
- the LOC101205230 gene encoding equilibrative nucleotide transporter 3-like isoform X2, with translation MVGDHSFMHPGLMQSFLAGCAASGALTSILRLITKGAFENSKNGLRKGALLFFAISAFFELLCVILHAFTFPKLPIVKHFRAKAALKGSKTVSADLAAAGIHRVANEAEGKTTEVGRLSNKKLLLQNVDYAIGLFLIYALTLSIFPGFLSEDTGSHSLGTWYALVLIAAYNVFDLVGRYIPLIKCIKLESRKWLMVSILARILLVPAFYFTAKYGNQGWMILLTSFLGLTNGYLTVCLPTTAPKGYKGPEQNALGNLLVMFLLGGIFAGVTLDWLWLIGKGW, from the exons ATGGTTGGGGACCATTCCTTTATGCATCCTGGACTTATGCAG TCTTTTCTGGCTGGTTGTGCTGCCTCAGGCGCTCTTACCTCCATTTTAAGATTAATTACAAAGGGAGCATTTGAAAATTCGAAGAATGGCCTTCGCAAAGGAGCTC TTTTGTTCTTCGCCATTTCGGCCTTTTTTGAGCTTCTCTGTGTTATCCTCCACGCATTTACTTTCCCAAAACTGCCAATTGTCAAGCACTTTCGGGCCAAGGCAGCTTTAAAGGGATCTAAAACAGTTTCCGCTGACCTTGCTGCTGCTGGTATCCATAGGGTAGCAAATGAG GCCGAGGGAAAAACAACCGAAGTGGGGCGACTgagcaataaaaaattactctTGCAGAATGTAGACTATGCAATTGGCCTCTTTTTGATATATGCTCTCACATTGTCCATTTTTCCTGGATTCTTATCTGAGGATACTGGTTCACACAGTTTAGGAACATG GTATGCACTCGTGCTGATTGCAGCTTACAACGTTTTTGACCTTGTTGGGAGATACATTCCACTGATAAAATGTATAAAGTTAGAGTCACGGAAATGGCTTATGGTATCAATCCTTGCACGTATCTTACTCGTACCGGCATTCTATTTCACGGCCAAATATGGCAATCAAGGTTGGATGATACTACTCACTTCATTCTTAGGCTTGACTAATGGTTACCTCACTGTTTGTCTGCCCACTACTGCACCAAAAGGTTACAAG GGACCAGAGCAGAATGCATTGGGAAATTTGTTGGTTATGTTTTTGCTTGGAGGAATATTTGCTGGAGTAACACTGGATTGGCTGTGGCTTATAGGCAAGGGCTGGTAA
- the LOC101205230 gene encoding equilibrative nucleotide transporter 3-like isoform X1, translating to MMDTLNRTLCFSPFESFPEIPLFKSSYSCVSAVCPRNNLDAHIVGSKDQHQKTESLWLSSVLHLLPLCFNFRFSNSGKGGLGPFIGICIISGGFGIADAHVQGGMVGDHSFMHPGLMQSFLAGCAASGALTSILRLITKGAFENSKNGLRKGALLFFAISAFFELLCVILHAFTFPKLPIVKHFRAKAALKGSKTVSADLAAAGIHRVANEAEGKTTEVGRLSNKKLLLQNVDYAIGLFLIYALTLSIFPGFLSEDTGSHSLGTWYALVLIAAYNVFDLVGRYIPLIKCIKLESRKWLMVSILARILLVPAFYFTAKYGNQGWMILLTSFLGLTNGYLTVCLPTTAPKGYKGPEQNALGNLLVMFLLGGIFAGVTLDWLWLIGKGW from the exons ATGATGGACACTTTAAATAGAACCTTATGTTTTTCCCCTTTCGAATCCTTTCCAGAAATACCACTCTTCAAGAGTTCTTACTCTTGTGTATCAGCCGTTTGCCCTCGTAACAATCTCGATGCTCACATAGTGGGAAGCAAAGATCAACACCAGAAAACGGAATCTCTTTGGCTATCTTCTGTTCTTCATTTGCTCCCTCTTTGTTTTAATT TTAGATTTAGCAACTCTGGAAAAGGAGGGCTCGGTCCCTTCATAGGAATTTGTATTATTAGCGGAGGTTTTGGAATTGCGGATGCTCATGTTCAAGGGGGAATGGTTGGGGACCATTCCTTTATGCATCCTGGACTTATGCAG TCTTTTCTGGCTGGTTGTGCTGCCTCAGGCGCTCTTACCTCCATTTTAAGATTAATTACAAAGGGAGCATTTGAAAATTCGAAGAATGGCCTTCGCAAAGGAGCTC TTTTGTTCTTCGCCATTTCGGCCTTTTTTGAGCTTCTCTGTGTTATCCTCCACGCATTTACTTTCCCAAAACTGCCAATTGTCAAGCACTTTCGGGCCAAGGCAGCTTTAAAGGGATCTAAAACAGTTTCCGCTGACCTTGCTGCTGCTGGTATCCATAGGGTAGCAAATGAG GCCGAGGGAAAAACAACCGAAGTGGGGCGACTgagcaataaaaaattactctTGCAGAATGTAGACTATGCAATTGGCCTCTTTTTGATATATGCTCTCACATTGTCCATTTTTCCTGGATTCTTATCTGAGGATACTGGTTCACACAGTTTAGGAACATG GTATGCACTCGTGCTGATTGCAGCTTACAACGTTTTTGACCTTGTTGGGAGATACATTCCACTGATAAAATGTATAAAGTTAGAGTCACGGAAATGGCTTATGGTATCAATCCTTGCACGTATCTTACTCGTACCGGCATTCTATTTCACGGCCAAATATGGCAATCAAGGTTGGATGATACTACTCACTTCATTCTTAGGCTTGACTAATGGTTACCTCACTGTTTGTCTGCCCACTACTGCACCAAAAGGTTACAAG GGACCAGAGCAGAATGCATTGGGAAATTTGTTGGTTATGTTTTTGCTTGGAGGAATATTTGCTGGAGTAACACTGGATTGGCTGTGGCTTATAGGCAAGGGCTGGTAA